The following are encoded in a window of Spiroplasma tabanidicola genomic DNA:
- the rpmH gene encoding 50S ribosomal protein L34: MKRTWQPSKIKHARTHGFRARMATKNGRKIIKARRSKGRTKLSA, translated from the coding sequence GACAGCCAAGTAAAATTAAGCATGCTAGAACTCATGGTTTTAGAGCTAGAATGGCTACTAAAAATGGTCGTAAGATAATAAAAGCAAGAAGATCAAAAGGTAGAACTAAACTAAGCGCTTAA